ATTTGGAGGATATTTGCAAGGTGTCCTTGCAAACAACTGGCGTCAGCATTTCGAAGCCGGAAACACAACAATTGAATCTGGACACTAGGTAAAATTTGCGTTATTTAGCCGGCAAATGATGGATTGTTTCAATTGATTTGTTCTTTTGTCAAATTCAATTGTTAGATTACACCAACTTGAAAGTGCCATTCACATGGAGTTGTGGCAAGAGGCCTACAAAGCCATTGAGGACATCCACGGTTTGATGACCATGTCGAAGAAGACGCCTGTAGCAAAGACCATGGCaaattattatcaaaaattgGCCATGGTCTTCTGGAAGGCCGGCAATCAGCTGTTCCATGCCTCAGCATTGCTTAAACTGTTCCAATTAACTCgcgaaatgaagaaaaacattACAATGGATGAACTCCAACGGATGGCGTCGCATGTTCTTGTAGCTACACTGTCAATTCCCTTGCCGTCGGCTCATCCCGAATTCGACCGGTTCATTGAAACCGACAAAAGTCCCTTGGAGAAGGCTCAACGTTTAGCGGTTTTGCTTGGACTACAGCAGCCACCAACGAGGGCATCATTGTTAAAGGATATGGTACGGTTCCTCGTCAACGCATGCATGCAGCTTCGcgctaatttcatttttctttgtatCGATTTCAGACTCGTCTCAACGTTGTGCAACTCGCTTCAGAGGAATTCCAAAATCTGTACAATTGGTTGGAGATCGATTTCGAGCCATTGCAACTGTGCAAGCGTGTTACATCGGTTACCGATATGATCAACACcgacgaaaacaaaattctccAGCAATACATTCAGTCGCTCCACGACGTCACCTTGGTCCGTTTGATTCGTCAGATATCGCAGGTCTACCAAACCATCGAATTCGTTCGCATCCTTGAACTAGCGCAATTCACCAATACATTTTATTTGGAGCGCATTTTGGTCGATTGTGTTCGTCACAACGACATGCAGATTCGCATCGATCATCAGGAGCGTTGCATTCACTTTGGATCCGATTTAAGTGAAAGCCAACGTGAAGATAACCCAGATGGTCCTACATTACAGTCGATGCCATCGGAACAAGTTCGTTCCCAGCTTGTCAATATGTCCATTGTGTTGCACAAAGCAATTGCGGCGATCAATCCGAATAATAAACGAACCGACCGTGAAAGACTCCGTTCGCAGATGGTCCAAAATTACCATGACAACAAGGTGAAGGAACATCAACGCATTTTGCAGCGGCAAAAGTTCATCGAAGATCGCAAGGAAGCTATTGAGAAAATGAACATGAAACGCGAAGAGGATGAACTACGTCGTCAGGAAGAAATTTCGAGACAACAAAAGTTGGCAGAACAGAAACGTTTGGAACAAGAAAACGAGGAGCGAGAACGTAAACGCCATGCCAATGAAATTCAACAGATTAAGGAGAAAAATCTGAAGGAGAAAATGCAGCAAATTTCGCAGACGTCCCATGGTCAGAAGGTGTTGAAGAAACTCGACGACGAGGAGATAAAGAAACTCGATGCCGAACAGATTGCGGCCAAGGAAGCGGAAGAATTGATCAAGGAGCGCAAAGAGCTTCagatgaaattgaaaacgcaagagaagaaaattgattacTTTGAACGAGCTAAGCGAATCGAAGAAATTCCTTTGATCAAGAAATATTTGGCTGATAAGCAAGTGCAAGACAAGGAGCTCTGGGTGAAAGAGGAACAATCACGCATTGAACAAGCTATTGCTGAACGGAAAAATGCTGTTGCGCAACAGGAACGCTTGAAGCGAATGCATCCAGACCGTGACGAGTTCTTGAATCAATTGCGCGTGGAGCGTAACTCGTTGTATCTTGAAAAGGTCAAAAAGTTCAAGTTGCAACTTGAGGAAGAACGAAAGAGACGCTATGTCATTCGAGCCCAAGAAAGGAAAGAGGAACGTCGCCGCAAATGGATTCAAgaacaagaagaagaagagagaCGTCGTCAAGATGAAATTCGTAAAGTGAAGGAGGAGGAGGAACGAGTCGAACGAGAGCGTCGTGCAAAGGAACGTGAATTAGAAAACGAGAAATTACgaattcaaagcgaaaaacaaCGAGCTCGCGAAGAAGAGGCAGAACGCAAGATCCAGGAAGAGCGTGAGAACTTGACTAGATCTTTGCCGCCAAAAGAGAGAGAAGTGTCTTGGCGTCAAGGCGGAACAGATCGTGATCGTGCCAAACCAGCGGATCCAAAACCGGCTGAGCCAGAAGTAAATTGGAGAAATATGAAACCGAGCGACCAGTCGAAGCCGGTTGAGCCGTGGCGTGCCACAAGATCCGGACCAAGTGAAAATAAATGGCGTGATGATAGAAATCGTCCGCGGAATGATCGTGACCGTAATGACCGCGATCGTGGCAATGATCGAGATCGTGGCAATGATCGCGATCGTGACCGTATTGAACGTGGAGGACCCCGTAGCGATCGTATTGAGCGTGGTGGAGATCGTATCGAACGTGGCGGAGATCGTATTGAGCGTGGTGGCGATCGTATCGAACGTGGTGGAGACCGTATCGAACGTGGTGGCGACCGTAATGAACGTGGTGGCGATCGTAAGTTCTATTtctgaaaagttaaaattcttgcgtttaatttcttgtttctTTTGCACATTCAGGTGACCGCGTTGAACGTGGTGACGGAGGTTTTATTCGCAGAGGAGACGGCGGTCGTGATCGTGACGAAAAGTCAAATTGGAGACGTGGTGGTGATGATCGACAATCGGATTTCCGCAACCGCGACCAAGGATCCAGATCTGATGATCGCAACCGGGCTCCAGCTGAAGGTAATTGGAGAGCAGCTAATAAACCCCGCGATGACGACAGAAAAGATAGACCGAAACAGGAGAAGGGTGTGTattgaatttttatcgaaCAGTCTCTGAAGCGATGCGAAATGTTTGACAAACGTCACTTATTCCTTATTTTCTCTTTCCAGATGATGACTCTTGGACCAGTGTCAGaagaaattaaacatttttaaagtaACATTTGCATTACAATATTGTATTATGTTAGCCAATTGGTATCAACATTAATAAAGAACTGCATTACAAACGTTGACTTTTCACTATCGACATTTGTAAACAACACAAAGCACA
The nucleotide sequence above comes from Bradysia coprophila strain Holo2 chromosome X unlocalized genomic scaffold, BU_Bcop_v1 contig_79, whole genome shotgun sequence. Encoded proteins:
- the LOC119070362 gene encoding eukaryotic translation initiation factor 3 subunit A isoform X1; the protein is MSRYIQRPENALKRANEFIDVGKPARALDTLQEVFRNKKWTYTWSESVIEPIMFKYLDLCVELKKSHIAKEGLFQYRNMFQLVNVGSLENVIRGYLKMAEDRTEAAQQQSSQAVLDIDDLDDLATPESILMSAVCGEDAQDRSDRTILLPWVKFLWESYCQCLELLRVNTHCEALYHDIARMAFSFCLKYNRKMEFRKLCEKLRKHLEDICKVSLQTTGVSISKPETQQLNLDTRLHQLESAIHMELWQEAYKAIEDIHGLMTMSKKTPVAKTMANYYQKLAMVFWKAGNQLFHASALLKLFQLTREMKKNITMDELQRMASHVLVATLSIPLPSAHPEFDRFIETDKSPLEKAQRLAVLLGLQQPPTRASLLKDMTRLNVVQLASEEFQNLYNWLEIDFEPLQLCKRVTSVTDMINTDENKILQQYIQSLHDVTLVRLIRQISQVYQTIEFVRILELAQFTNTFYLERILVDCVRHNDMQIRIDHQERCIHFGSDLSESQREDNPDGPTLQSMPSEQVRSQLVNMSIVLHKAIAAINPNNKRTDRERLRSQMVQNYHDNKVKEHQRILQRQKFIEDRKEAIEKMNMKREEDELRRQEEISRQQKLAEQKRLEQENEERERKRHANEIQQIKEKNLKEKMQQISQTSHGQKVLKKLDDEEIKKLDAEQIAAKEAEELIKERKELQMKLKTQEKKIDYFERAKRIEEIPLIKKYLADKQVQDKELWVKEEQSRIEQAIAERKNAVAQQERLKRMHPDRDEFLNQLRVERNSLYLEKVKKFKLQLEEERKRRYVIRAQERKEERRRKWIQEQEEEERRRQDEIRKVKEEEERVERERRAKERELENEKLRIQSEKQRAREEEAERKIQEERENLTRSLPPKEREVSWRQGGTDRDRAKPADPKPAEPEVNWRNMKPSDQSKPVEPWRATRSGPSENKWRDDRNRPRNDRDRNDRDRGNDRDRGNDRDRDRIERGGPRSDRIERGGDRIERGGDRIERGGDRIERGGDRIERGGDRNERGGDRDRVERGDGGFIRRGDGGRDRDEKSNWRRGGDDRQSDFRNRDQGSRSDDRNRAPAEGNWRAANKPRDDDRKDRPKQEKDDDSWTSVRRN
- the LOC119070362 gene encoding eukaryotic translation initiation factor 3 subunit A isoform X2, whose translation is MSRYIQRPENALKRANEFIDVGKPARALDTLQEVFRNKKWTYTWSESVIEPIMFKYLDLCVELKKSHIAKEGLFQYRNMFQLVNVGSLENVIRGYLKMAEDRTEAAQQQSSQAVLDIDDLDDLATPESILMSAVCGEDAQDRSDRTILLPWVKFLWESYCQCLELLRVNTHCEALYHDIARMAFSFCLKYNRKMEFRKLCEKLRKHLEDICKVSLQTTGVSISKPETQQLNLDTRLHQLESAIHMELWQEAYKAIEDIHGLMTMSKKTPVAKTMANYYQKLAMVFWKAGNQLFHASALLKLFQLTREMKKNITMDELQRMASHVLVATLSIPLPSAHPEFDRFIETDKSPLEKAQRLAVLLGLQQPPTRASLLKDMTRLNVVQLASEEFQNLYNWLEIDFEPLQLCKRVTSVTDMINTDENKILQQYIQSLHDVTLVRLIRQISQVYQTIEFVRILELAQFTNTFYLERILVDCVRHNDMQIRIDHQERCIHFGSDLSESQREDNPDGPTLQSMPSEQVRSQLVNMSIVLHKAIAAINPNNKRTDRERLRSQMVQNYHDNKVKEHQRILQRQKFIEDRKEAIEKMNMKREEDELRRQEEISRQQKLAEQKRLEQENEERERKRHANEIQQIKEKNLKEKMQQISQTSHGQKVLKKLDDEEIKKLDAEQIAAKEAEELIKERKELQMKLKTQEKKIDYFERAKRIEEIPLIKKYLADKQVQDKELWVKEEQSRIEQAIAERKNAVAQQERLKRMHPDRDEFLNQLRVERNSLYLEKVKKFKLQLEEERKRRYVIRAQERKEERRRKWIQEQEEEERRRQDEIRKVKEEEERVERERRAKERELENEKLRIQSEKQRAREEEAERKIQEERENLTRSLPPKEREVSWRQGGTDRDRAKPADPKPAEPEVNWRNMKPSDQSKPVEPWRATRSGPSENKWRDDRNRPRNDRDRNDRDRGNDRDRGNDRDRDRIERGGPRSDRIERGGDRIERGGDRIERGGDRDRVERGDGGFIRRGDGGRDRDEKSNWRRGGDDRQSDFRNRDQGSRSDDRNRAPAEGNWRAANKPRDDDRKDRPKQEKDDDSWTSVRRN